Proteins encoded in a region of the Streptomyces sp. Sge12 genome:
- a CDS encoding ParB/RepB/Spo0J family partition protein, producing the protein MSKSDLLGTGAAFSNARRAGGRSERGRAKAIAQGDVPAYELLRVPLDQVSPTPLNPRRNFGTDEEMTRFGEELRQAQLSACVLVTRGAYLALWPDHDARIGTAAYVLINGERRFRSALHVGLESLDFVVRDDLAASRTDFIDHLLAENLEREDFDVIERARGVQQLVATCAEQGKEHGAKSRAADRLGKSPSWVTNQLVLLELPEEIQTMLSAGELPERDGRVLARTAKDRPGVGADELLAFLRESKEQEAQVKAVHREILREAQESVPDRVAAVPAPTGGVAGAPERDPQPARLLSADKSLERESATPTSVRAPAPVAELAAEPVAEQAVREAPAPALVTAGPSALVSEPEGGIPPQGRSTDPASVSWRDPKAVYEAIRLHMSAEHREELAMLLIENNQES; encoded by the coding sequence ATGAGCAAGAGCGACCTCCTCGGTACCGGAGCCGCCTTCAGCAACGCGCGCCGCGCGGGCGGTCGCAGCGAGCGGGGCCGGGCCAAGGCCATAGCGCAGGGCGACGTGCCGGCGTACGAACTCCTCCGGGTTCCCCTCGACCAGGTCTCCCCCACCCCCCTGAACCCGCGCCGGAACTTCGGCACGGACGAGGAGATGACCCGCTTCGGTGAGGAGCTGCGGCAGGCACAGCTGTCGGCGTGCGTCCTCGTCACGCGGGGGGCGTACCTCGCGCTGTGGCCGGACCACGACGCGCGGATCGGGACGGCTGCGTACGTCTTGATCAACGGTGAGCGTCGGTTCCGTAGTGCTCTTCATGTCGGACTGGAATCGCTGGACTTCGTCGTACGGGACGACCTCGCGGCCTCCCGTACGGACTTCATCGACCACCTCCTCGCAGAGAACCTGGAACGGGAGGACTTCGACGTCATCGAGCGGGCCCGCGGTGTGCAGCAGCTCGTAGCGACGTGCGCAGAGCAGGGCAAGGAGCACGGGGCGAAGTCGCGTGCGGCGGACCGGCTGGGCAAGTCGCCGTCCTGGGTGACGAACCAGCTGGTGCTGCTGGAACTTCCCGAGGAAATCCAGACCATGCTCAGCGCGGGGGAGTTGCCGGAGCGTGACGGGCGGGTGCTTGCGCGCACGGCCAAGGACCGGCCGGGCGTCGGCGCGGATGAGCTGTTGGCGTTCCTGCGGGAGAGCAAGGAGCAGGAAGCCCAGGTCAAGGCAGTGCATCGGGAGATCCTGCGTGAGGCGCAGGAGTCCGTACCGGACCGGGTGGCGGCCGTGCCGGCGCCGACCGGGGGAGTGGCGGGGGCACCCGAGCGGGATCCGCAGCCGGCCAGACTTTTGTCCGCGGACAAAAGTCTGGAGCGGGAGAGCGCGACGCCCACTTCGGTCCGAGCCCCCGCTCCGGTCGCCGAGCTCGCCGCCGAACCGGTCGCCGAACAGGCGGTACGGGAAGCCCCCGCCCCGGCCCTGGTGACGGCGGGGCCGAGCGCGCTTGTGTCCGAGCCGGAGGGGGGCATCCCGCCCCAGGGCCGGAGCACGGATCCGGCCTCGGTGTCCTGGCGGGACCCGAAGGCCGTCTACGAGGCGATCCGGCTGCACATGTCTGCGGAACACCGGGAGGAGCTGGCCATGCTCCTGATCGAGAACAACCAGGAGAGCTAG
- a CDS encoding ParA family protein, with protein MTAPYDPEVREKVVAKLPASLRQELKVRAAQLGVDIQDAVTEGVHAWRADASAATPVDTSGSSSFSTYLPTGLYGEFKEDCRVREVPYTQGLAQSIRLWLDTHPSPGGRRRPAHEGARRIVVCNQKGGVGKSAISNGLSQALAETGARVCVIDFDPQGHLTRHLGAEMLGIKEPSLAKHMLGEIEGQVRDLLVPIEHGVFAGRLFLLPSCKDAFLLDARLATTRHVRTKETALEKALEELEEEFDYIIVDCPPSLGYTMDTALYYARTREGEATKTSGIVVPVQAEDTSADAYDMLSEQIEDLVDDLDIEIAQLGFVVNLYDSRKGYVVTSSLNSWKEFGDPPVITVIADLKEQREAVRVKLPLLHYAPDCEQSEAMREIARRIAA; from the coding sequence ATGACCGCTCCATACGATCCGGAAGTCAGGGAAAAGGTAGTCGCCAAGCTGCCCGCGTCCCTTCGGCAGGAACTCAAGGTCCGCGCCGCCCAGTTGGGCGTGGACATCCAGGACGCCGTCACCGAAGGCGTCCACGCCTGGCGTGCCGACGCCTCCGCGGCGACGCCCGTGGACACCTCCGGCTCCTCCTCCTTCTCCACGTACCTGCCCACGGGCCTGTATGGGGAGTTCAAGGAGGACTGCCGGGTACGGGAGGTCCCGTACACCCAGGGCCTCGCCCAGTCGATCCGGCTGTGGCTCGACACCCACCCGTCCCCCGGCGGCCGCCGCCGGCCGGCCCACGAGGGGGCGCGCCGGATCGTGGTCTGCAACCAGAAGGGCGGCGTCGGCAAGAGCGCCATCAGCAACGGGCTCTCCCAGGCCCTCGCCGAGACCGGTGCCCGTGTCTGCGTCATCGACTTCGACCCCCAGGGGCACCTCACGCGGCACCTGGGCGCAGAGATGCTCGGCATCAAGGAACCGAGCCTCGCCAAGCACATGCTGGGTGAGATCGAGGGCCAGGTGCGAGACCTGCTCGTCCCCATCGAGCACGGAGTCTTCGCCGGGCGGCTCTTCCTGCTGCCTTCCTGCAAGGACGCGTTCCTCCTCGACGCGCGCCTGGCCACCACGCGCCACGTGCGGACGAAGGAGACAGCGCTGGAGAAGGCTCTGGAGGAGCTGGAGGAGGAGTTCGACTACATCATTGTCGACTGCCCGCCCAGCCTCGGCTACACCATGGACACCGCGCTCTACTACGCCCGTACCCGTGAGGGCGAGGCGACGAAGACCTCCGGCATCGTCGTGCCGGTCCAGGCCGAGGACACCTCTGCCGACGCGTACGACATGCTGAGCGAACAGATCGAAGACCTCGTCGACGACCTGGATATCGAGATCGCCCAGCTCGGATTCGTCGTCAATCTCTACGACAGCCGCAAGGGCTACGTCGTCACCTCCTCCCTCAACAGCTGGAAGGAGTTCGGCGACCCGCCGGTCATCACCGTCATCGCTGATCTCAAGGAGCAGCGCGAAGCGGTACGCGTCAAGCTGCCGCTGCTGCACTACGCGCCGGACTGCGAGCAGTCCGAGGCCATGCGCGAGATCGCGCGGAGGATTGCCGCATGA
- a CDS encoding helix-turn-helix domain-containing protein, which translates to MFAAVAEVEREFIYERTLAGLDTGAAIGKHGGRPLAVDGDMLAVALRRRDAKESVTAIAGQLGVGRSTLYRTFAAHDEAIATGREPAG; encoded by the coding sequence GTGTTCGCGGCGGTGGCCGAGGTCGAGCGGGAGTTCATTTACGAGCGGACCCTGGCCGGCCTGGACACCGGCGCGGCGATCGGCAAGCACGGCGGCCGCCCGCTGGCCGTCGACGGCGACATGCTCGCCGTCGCCCTGCGCCGCCGCGACGCGAAGGAGTCGGTCACCGCCATCGCCGGGCAACTCGGCGTCGGCCGCTCCACCCTGTACCGCACCTTCGCCGCGCACGACGAAGCCATCGCCACGGGCCGGGAACCGGCGGGATGA
- a CDS encoding trypco2 family protein yields MDVPLADAVAAVRDQLIEAAGRVGDDPGVVFAVGPVEMEFEVELRADARAKAGFKLWAVGAETEAGLSRGRTHRVSFTLTPKRPGGGDLLVSSAQDRPEGPGDVSGRIPD; encoded by the coding sequence GTGGATGTTCCTCTGGCGGACGCGGTCGCCGCGGTGCGCGACCAACTGATCGAAGCGGCGGGCCGGGTGGGGGACGACCCAGGGGTCGTGTTCGCGGTGGGGCCGGTGGAGATGGAGTTCGAGGTAGAGCTGCGGGCGGACGCGAGGGCGAAGGCCGGGTTCAAGCTGTGGGCGGTGGGTGCGGAGACCGAGGCGGGCCTCTCGCGCGGCCGCACCCACCGCGTCTCCTTCACCCTCACCCCCAAGCGTCCCGGCGGTGGCGACCTGCTGGTCAGCTCCGCGCAGGACCGCCCGGAGGGGCCCGGTGACGTGTCGGGGCGCATCCCGGACTGA
- a CDS encoding DUF4259 domain-containing protein, whose protein sequence is MIRNVLLRAVDTRDHLDQYLAVQAVAAAALVAPTVPGRRRRHHCIRAGSAPPGALHRLALAVRALDRVVTEPSELIELWDETDGTGPWRATLVRLRTALLSATSEEQPA, encoded by the coding sequence ATGATCCGGAATGTGCTCCTGCGAGCCGTCGACACCCGCGACCATCTCGATCAGTACCTAGCGGTGCAGGCAGTCGCCGCAGCCGCTCTGGTCGCCCCCACAGTGCCCGGGCGGCGACGCCGTCATCACTGCATACGGGCCGGATCTGCCCCTCCCGGGGCTCTCCACCGACTTGCGCTCGCCGTCCGGGCTCTCGACCGCGTTGTCACCGAACCCTCCGAGCTCATAGAACTCTGGGACGAGACCGACGGGACCGGTCCATGGCGAGCCACGCTCGTCCGGCTCCGCACCGCCCTCCTGAGTGCAACCTCCGAAGAACAGCCGGCATAA